In Epinephelus lanceolatus isolate andai-2023 chromosome 16, ASM4190304v1, whole genome shotgun sequence, one DNA window encodes the following:
- the LOC117264087 gene encoding fatty acid-binding protein, liver-like — translation MLLNVQPILTLTGNYSPNNREFEVPNMPTSSVCDGIMTTRTSDVLRQPTRPAGMDFNGTWKIYSEENLDEFLKVVGVPEMVIKMRKEVKPVWVIEQNGQDFTCTMKTPMCSHVNSFTIGKESEITTVDGRKFKCMIREENGKLISETEKFTSVREIQGDEMIETITSGPVTFISRSKRV, via the exons atgttacTTAATGTTCAGCCCATCCTGACTCTCACTGGAAATTACAGTCCAAATAACAGGGAATTTGAAGTCCCCAACATGCCAACTAGCAGTGTGTGTGATGGGATTATGACAACAAGAACATCAGATGTCCTCAGGCAACCAACACGACCAGCAGGCATGGATTTCAACGGCACTTGGAAAATTTATTCAGAGGAAAACCTTGATGAGTTCTTAAAAGTTGTAG GTGTACCTGAAATGGTTATCAAAATGCGAAAAGAAGTCAAACCGGTGTGGGTGATTGAGCAGAATGGACAAGACTTCACGTGCACAATGAAGACTCCCATGTGCAGCCATGTTAACTCATTCACCATTGGAAAGGAGTCTGAGATTACTACTGTGGATGGCAGGAAGTTTAAG TGCATGATCAGAGAGGAGAACGGGAAGCTGATATCTGAGACAGAAAAGTTCACCTCTGTCCGGGAGATCCAAGGGGACGAGATGATTGAG ACCATCACTTCTGGTCCTGTCACTTTCATCAGCAGAAGCAAAAGAGTCTAA
- the LOC117263775 gene encoding uncharacterized protein LOC117263775, protein MARYMRPPNTSLFVRNISDESRPEDLRREFGRYGPIVDVYIPLDFYTRQSRGFAYIQFEDVRDAEDALHSLDRKWVCGRQIEIQFAQGDRKTPNQMKSKERRSPGRSSRYDDYDRDSRRRRSRSRSYERYRSRSPSYDRHRRRSDSPRDSGRMYGRGRSRSREGDRYRQRPRRESRGRSRSRSKSASPRESVNPASTSHYTEEEVRRTHSPSRSRSRSASRSRSRSRSRSRSWAGRKSGGR, encoded by the exons ATGGCCAGATACATGAGGCCCCCAAACACGTCTTTGTTCGTCAGAAACATCTCCGATGAATCCAG GCCTGAGGATTTGCGGCGTGAGTTTGGCCGCTATGGGCCGATAGTAGATGTCTACATCCCACTTGACTTCTATACACGCCAATCAAGAGGATTTGCATACATTCA GTTTGAGGATGTGCGTGATGCAGAGGATGCTCTTCACAGCCTGGACAGGAAGTGGGTTTGCGGTCGGCAAATTGAAATCCAGTTTGCCCAGGGTGACCGAAAGA CACCAAATCAGATGAAGTCAAAGGAAAGGCGTTCTCCAGGCAGATCCTCTCGATATGATGACTATGATCGAGACAGCCGGCGCAGACGTTCGCGCAGCCGCAGCTACGAGCGATACAGATCACGCAGTCCTTCTTATGATCGCCATCGCAGGCGATCTGATAGCCCTAGAGA CTCTGGGCGGATGTATGGAAGAGGAAGAAGCAGGAGCCGTGAGGGTGACAG ATACAGGCAGAGGCCCCGGAGAGAGTCTCGAGGGAGATCGCGCTCACGATCCAAATCCGCATCTCCACGAGAGAGTGTCAACCCAGCGTCGACCTCCCATTACACTGAAGAAGAAGTGCGACGTACACACTCCCCATCCCGCTCCAGGTCCAGGTCCGCATCAAGATCACGCTCTCGTTCGCGTTCTCGGTCCCGATCCTGGGCTGGGCGCAAGTCAGGAGGACGCTAG
- the slc9a1b gene encoding sodium/hydrogen exchanger 1b, with amino-acid sequence MAELRPARRSSSPPLMGLMCVVLLVFVSIASASHGVVSRDNETLSSPSGETQEDPHHQTNSTAHKKAFPVLSFNYDHVRKPFEISLWILLALLMKLGFHIIPRVSHVVPESCLLIGVGLLVGGIIKAIGEEAPVLDTKLFFLYLLPPIILDAGYFLPMRPFTENMGTILVFAVVGTLWNAFFIGGMIYGVCRIEGNQLASVDLLSCLLFGSIVSAVDPVAVLAVFEEIHINELLHILVFGESLLNDAVTVVLYHLFEEFSHAGTVTVTDAVLGVVCFFVVSLGGVMVGAFYGLLGAFTSRFTSHTRVIEPLFVFLYSYMAYLSAEVFHLSGIMSLIACGVMMRPYVEANISHKSYTTIKYFLKMWSSVSETLIFIFLGVSTVAGPHAWNWTFVIVTVVLCLVSRVLGVIGLTFIINKFRIVKLTKKDQFIVAYGGLRGAIAFSLGFLLTNSEMKHMFLTAIITVIFFTVFVQGMTIRPLVELLAVKRKKESKGSINEEIHTQFLDHLLTGIEDICGHYGHHHWKDKLNRFNKAYVKKWLIAGERSTEPQLISFYNKMEMKQAMMLVESGSTAKLPSLISSVSMQNMQSRGPARRRAMPTISKSREQEIRKILRANLQKTRQRLRSYSRHDLMIDPFEDSVSEVRFRKQRVEMERRMSHYLTVPANRQETPPVKKVCFEPEHQVYTYDDSESSRGQTAQTDPNPPDNVSLVNESPQRPNQSSEQRANVPDEQEEQQKLSRCLSDPGPNKEEDLS; translated from the exons ATGGCTGAGCTCCGTCCCGCCCGGAGGAGCTCCAGTCCGCCTCTGATGGGATTAATGTGCGTTGTTTTGCTCGTATTCGTCTCCATAGCCTCCGCGAGTCATGGTGTTGTTTCTAGAGACAACGAGACGTTGAGCAGTCCATCCGGAGAAACACAGGAGGACCCCCATCATCAAACTAACTCCACTGCCCACAAGAAGGCTTTCCCCGTCCTCTCCTTCAACTACGACCACGTCAGGAAACCCTTTGAGATCTCTCTGTGGATCCTCCTGGCCCTGCTCATGAAACTTG gttTTCACATTATTCCCAGAGTGTCACACGTTGTCCCAGAGAGCTGTCTGCTGATTGGCGTTGGCCTGCTTGTGGGTGGCATCATCAAAGCCATCGGAGAGGAAGCCCCCGTTCTTGACACTAAGCTCTTCTTCCTCTACTTGCTGCCTCCCATCATCCTCGATGCTGGCTACTTCCTGCCCATGCGGCCCTTCACAGAGAACATGGGCACCATCCTGGTGTTCGCAGTGGTGGGGACTCTGTGGAACGCCTTCTTCATCGGCGGCATGATATACGGCGTGTGTCGGATTGAGGGAAACCAGCTGGCCAGCGTGGACCTGCTGTCCTGCCTGCTGTTTGGCTCCATCGTCTCAGCTGTAGACCCTGTGGCCGTCCTGGCTGTGTTTGAGGAGATCCACATCAACGAGCTGCTGCACATCCTCGTGTTCGGGGAATCGCTGCTTAACGACGCCGTCACTGTG gTTCTGTATCACCTTTTTGAGGAGTTCTCTCACGCTGGAACTGTGACCGTGACCGACGCCGTCCTCGGTGTTgtctgtttctttgtggtttCACTGGGAGGCGTGATGGTGGGAGCCTTCTACGGCCTTCTGGGTGCCTTTACCTCCCGCTTCACCTCGCACACCCGAGTCATCGAGccactgtttgttttcctctacAGCTACATGGCTTACCTCTCCGCAGAGGTCTTCCACCTGTCGGGCATCATGTC GTTGATAGCATGTGGCGTGATGATGCGTCCGTACGTGGAGGCCAACATCTCCCACAAGTCGTACACCACGATTAAATATTTCCTAAAGATGTGGAGCAGCGTGAGCGAGACACTCATCTTTATCTTCCTCGGTGTTTCCACGGTGGCTGGTCCTCATGCCTGGAACTGGACCTTTGTCATTGTCACCGTGGTCCTCTGTCTGGTGTCCAGAGTGCTGG gaGTCATTGGCCTCACATTCATCATCAATAAATTCCGTATTGTGAAGCTGACCAAAAAAGACCAGTTCATTGTGGCCTATGGTGGCCTACGAGGGGCCATCGCCTTCTCACTGGGCTTCCTGCTGACCAATAGTGAGATGAAGCACATGTTCCTCACTGCCATCATCACAGTCATCTTTTTCACTGTCTTTGTGCAG gGGATGACAATCAGGCCTCTGGTGGAGCTTCTGGCtgtgaagaggaagaaagagagcaaAGGATCAATTAATGAGGAGattcacacacag TTTCTGGATCATCTCCTCACAGGGATTGAAGACATCTGTGGTCATTATGGGCATCATCACTGGAAAGACAA GCTGAACCGCTTTAATAAAGCCTATGTGAAGAAGTGGCTGATTGCAGGCGAGCGCTCCACCGAGCCTCAGCTCATCTCCTTCTACAACAAGATGGAGATGAAACAGGCCATGATGCTGGTGGAGAGCGGGAGCACTGCCAAGCTGCCCTCACTTATATCGTCCGTCTCCATGCA GAACATGCAATCAAGAGGTCCGGCCAGACGACGGGCAATGCCGACCATCTCAAAAAGTCGTGAGCAAGAGATCAGAAAGATCCTGCGAGCCAACCTGCAGAAGACCAGACAGAGG CTTCGTTCGTACAGCCGTCACGACCTGATGATCGACCCGTTTGAGGACAGTGTGAGTGAAGTTCGGTTCAGGAAGCAGCGAgtggagatggagaggagg ATGAGTCACTACCTCACAGTTCCTGCAAACCGCCAGGAAACACCGCCAGTGAAAAAAGTCTGCTTTGAACCAG AACACCAGGTTTACACCTATGATGATAGCGAGAGCTCCAGAGGCCAGACAGCTCAGACAGATCCAAACCCTCCTGACAACGTCAGCCTGGTGAACGAATCCCCCCAGAGGCCCAATCAGAGCAGCGAACAGAGAGCCAATGTGCCGGACGAGCAGGAAGAGCAACAGAAACTATCACGCTGCCTTAGTGACCCCGGTCCAAACAAGGAGGAGGACCTCTCATGA